A window from Toxoplasma gondii ME49 chromosome IX, whole genome shotgun sequence encodes these proteins:
- a CDS encoding hypothetical protein (encoded by transcript TGME49_279360~Predicted trans-membrane domain (TMHMM2.0):502-525) — protein MIDRLPELHRVVAAERNEEEHRESSSRNFFSGETSTAKLSHPDSPDDNSLALSGFPGSTAAATALRYSKALLCVGTASSPIGISKKTPSVSTAPSEAAPSSPIVAPSACSPYPPLSSFFPSPDPSTEVHGSPKDQTAGQERHITNDRSALPVNSPDISCSSETSADSMSDASESGPAFARKQRLEGSQRAPSLVGSEESDLSPDGDSSLFPFLRKAKALKIAINEVLLLQQQTGYLLLLHPPGAAAALQPYCCPGCTPNGGTGGISQATGDAGLCYNCELANNVHAAQQLLQRAHSALRQLQRQHEEDEQRHRAFQEAQQSQTGPFLKHMHMQQASAAFAAELRIRRSVIQQQQQQLKVALEQQQQLEQDLRVRWEGEVSAEMRILYPEASAADLQQAVQRIGDNTFEGDQTTLAVAATAAAAAGSTEAADLLAAKCRQLQRLGASLLEVQRMVEEMQRQQESRQQQLCSIAEAAACSKQNTAAAVHDMLLARKYQRRAYRHSLMMLGALVALFLFFFMPTSPILPLLFWLHGESPPPAPPVA, from the exons ATGATCGATCGCCTCCCCGAACTTCACCGCGTGGTGGCCGCGGAACGCAATGAAGAAGAGCACCGGGAATCGAGCTCACGGAACTTCTTTTCAGGTGAGACGTCAACTGCCAAGTTAAGCCACCCAGATTCCCCTGACGATAACAGTTTGGCACTGTCAGGGTTTCCGGGGAGCACAGCAGCGGCGACAGCCCTTCGCTACTCCAAGGCACTACTCTGTGTGGGCACTGCCTCTTCACCCATCGGAATTTCAAAGAAAACGCCGTCTGTTTCCACAGCCCCGTCGGAAGCTGCGCCGAGCTCTCCTATTGTTGCTCCATCCGCCTGCTCTCCTTATCCGCCACTGTCTTCAttttttccgtctcctgACCCGTCGACTGAAGTGCACGGCTCACCGAAAGATCAAACGGCTGGTCAGGAAAGGCACATCACAAACGACCGTTCTGCTCTCCCGGTGAATTCGCCGGACATCTCATGCTCGTCAGAGACGTCAGCTGACTCTATGTCTGATGCCTCTGAGTCGGGGCCTGCTTTCGCACGAAAACAGCGACTTGAAGGGTCGCAACGCGCCCCTTCGCTGGTGGGCTCCGAGGAGTCTGACCTCTCACCCGACGGAgactcttctctgttcccttTTTTGCGGAAAGCCAAAGCCCTAAAGATTGCGATCAATGAGGTTCTCCTCCTCCAACAACAGACTGGAtatcttcttctgcttcatcCACCTGGAGCCGCTGCTGCTTTGCAGCCTTACTGCTGCCCAGGATGTACGCCGAACGGTGGTACCGGCGGAATCAGTCAGGCGACAGGCGATGCAGGACTCTGCTATAACTGCGAACTCGCGAAtaacgtgcatgcagcccaGCAGCTGCTCCAGCGGGCGCACAGCGCTCTGCGCCAACTCCAAAGGCAGCAtgaggaagacgagcagCGACACAGGGCTTTCCAGGAGGCCCAACAGAGCCAGACCGGACCCTTTTTGaaacacatgcacatgcaacAGGCATCGGCAGCTTTTGCTGCAGAACTGCGCATTCGAAGAAGCGTCAttcagcagcagcaacaACAACTTAAGGTGGCTCTGGaacagcagcagcaactTGAACAAGATCTTCGCGTGCGTTGGGAGGGCGAAGTGTCTGCCGAGATGCGAATTT TATATCCTGAAGCTTCCGCAGCGGACCTGCAACAAGCAGTCCAGCGGATCGGCGACAACACCTTCGAAGGTGATCAGACGACCTTAGCAGTTGCTGCCACAGCTGCAGCGGCAGCG GGTTCCACCGAAGCGGCGGATCTTCTGGCAGCCAAGTGTCGACAGCTTCAAAGACTCGGGGCAA GCCTCCTTGAAGTGCAGCGGATGGTAGAGGAAATGCAACGCCAGCAAGAGTCgaggcagcagcagctgtgcTCCATAGCTGAAGctgccgcatgcagcaaacAGAACACGGCGGCTGCCGTCCACGATATGCTTCTGGCGAGGAAGTACCAGAGACGCGCTTACCGG CACTCCTTGATGATGCTCGGTGCACTTGTagctctttttctgttcttctttaTGCCCACGTCGCCGATACTACCTTTGCTGTTCTGGCTCCACGGCGAGTCGCCACCGCCTGCTCCTCCAGTAGCCTAG
- a CDS encoding SNARE associated Golgi protein (encoded by transcript TGME49_279370~Predicted trans-membrane domain (TMHMM2.0):97-120:181-204:210-233:289-312:318-341:355-373), producing the protein MASSAGLRTAHRKSAASYGSFPLPEDGVPASPSYSRSSSPHASRGRRLTEPEGEDKRRRRADPSATRYRDARSKSRTSSDSEAPREERTPKAARRRDLVVKFLIMAGLFVVSASAVVTFYFQLPGLSESSREELLGFLPSSLSEGSKLRRIENVRGIFHVFAQYKEEHPAATLLFLSSCYLLYQAFPLFMITFTGTSTLVTILLGAMFSPLVAFSTANVLAAIGPSLAFFMFRWVGKPIVLFLFPEKLRKLQMVLHPGAHSRIHSGNLREAITGLEKATGGRPRSFDVDLFLTVLFLRVSPVFPNLFINAAAPLLEVPFDVFFAATLFGLMPNTILFVSMGSALTSLDSLNSSWKLWLLLCAMAGAVILLKVMRTRLRPKDAKTVKEAELNTPKQQPAEVFSPAETPATTTKTRHSRRKYI; encoded by the exons ATGGCGAGCTCGGCCGGTCTTCGGACCGCCCACAGAAAGTCAGCGGCGTCTTACGGCTCCTTTCCTTTGCCAGAAGATGGCGTTCCCGCCTCTCCGTCGTattcgcgttcttcctcgcctcatGCATCGCGAGGCAGGAGGCTAACCGAgcccgaaggagaagacaaacgcCGACGAAGGGCCGATCCATCTGCAACGCGGTATCGAGATGCGCGCTCGAAATCCCGAACATCGTCTGACAGCGAGGCGCctagagaagaaagaacaccGAAGGCTGCTCGAAGGCGAGATTTGGTCGTGAAGTTCCTCATTATGGCGGGTCTCTTCGTGGTCTCAGCTTCTGCCGTCGTCACATTCTACTTTCAGTTACCAG GTTTGTCTGAAAGCTCCCGCGAAGAACTTCTTGGCTTCCTGCCATCCTCCCTGAGTGAAGGCAGCAAGTTGCGACGCATTGAGAACGTCCGCGGCATCTTCCACGTCTTCGCCCAATACAAAGAGGAACACCCTGCGGCCACgctgcttttcctttcttcgtgcTACCTCCTATACCAGGCCTTCCCACTCTTCATGATCACCTTCACTG GGACTTCCACCTTGGTGACGATCCTTCTCGGAGCCATGTTTTCCCCTCTGGTCGCTTTCTCCACGGCGAACGTGTTGGCTGCAATCGGCCCCTCTCTTGCGTTCTTTATGTTCCGCTGGGTCGGCAAACCCATTGTG ctttttcttttccccgAGAAGCTCCGGAAACTGCAAATGGTTTTGCATCCCGGTGCCCACTCGCGGATCCACTCAGGCAACTTAAGAGAGGCAATTACGGGCCTCGAAAAGGCCACTGGAGGACGGCCCCGGAGTTTCGACGTGGATCTCTTCCTGACGGTACTATTCTTGCGCGTGTCTCCGGTCTTCCCAAATCTTTTCATTAACGCAGCAG CACCGCTGCTCGAGGTTCCCTTTgacgtcttcttcgcagcaACCCTGTTCGGTCTTATGCCGAATACCATCCTCTTTG TGTCGATGGGGAGCGCCCTGACTTCACTCGATTCTCTGAACAGCA GCTGGAAGTTGTGGCTTCTGCTGTGTGCAATGGCCGGAGCCGTAATATTACTGAAGGTGATGAGGACCCGCCTGAGACCCAAAGACGCAAAGACCGTAAAGGAAGCAGAGCTGAACACCCCAAAACAACAACCTGCAGAAGTTTTTTCACCTGCTGAAACACCTGCCACGACAACGAAGACCCGCCACTCTCGCCGAAAGTATATTTGA
- a CDS encoding hypothetical protein (encoded by transcript TGME49_279380): protein MASSGFSSSLTKSMSCVDTSNEKVNGEASGRGPCMRGVLAQPCRGHPNVLLFASYADGNECALVFIAGLTDGMMSCAWMPHLAQAIDRVGFATIQVNLSSSFGSCGMSSLQQDARELEVVVRYLRKEMRMKKVVLAGHSTGAQDIVSYLRHVNAAPTPETKIDGAILISGISDREAFSLVNGVMGKHLVEEALRLVEKGEPDGVLPERLMGCHFTAKRLLSLTQRLGDDDMFSTDLTEEELSRILAPLDVPCLFIYGEHDEYVPDMQRLRQFSELLIKVVQKRAPQADVVFLPGNHSFAADGDSTAMISRACKFLEGFAA, encoded by the exons ATGGCTTCTTCAgggttctcttcctcgctgacTAAGTCAATGTCCTGCGTCGACACTTCTAACGAAAAGGTCAACGGCGAAGCCTCTGGACGAGGTCCGTGCATGCGAGGTGTGCTGGCACAGCCTTGCCGCGGACACCCGAATGTCctcctctttgcttcttATGCTGATGGGAACGAGTGCGCGTTGGTCTTCATTGCTGGGCTCACCGACG GAATGATGTCATGCGCATGGATGCCTCATCTGGCCCAAGCCATCGACCGCGTTGGATTTGCCACCATCCAG GTCAACTTGTCGTCGTCCTTCGGATCTTGTGGCATGTCCTCCCTTCAGCAGGACGCCCGCGAACTAGAAGTCGTT GTCCGCTACTTGCGGAAAGAAATGCGAATGAAAAAAGTAGTGCTCGCCGGTCATTCCACAGGGGCACAGGACATCGTGAGTTACCTGCGCCACGTGAACGCCGCCCCCACTCCGGAGACGAAGATCGACGGTGCAATCCTTATTTCGGGCAtcagcgacagagaagcattT TCGCTCGTGAACGGCGTCATGGGGAAGCACCTCGTGGAGGAGGCCCTGCGACTCGTGGAAAAGGGAGAGCCTGATGGCGTCTTGCCCGAACGCCTCATGGGATGCCACTTCACTGCCAAAAG ACTCCTGAGTTTGACACAACGTCTTGGCGACGACGACATGTTCTCCACGGACCTTACCGAAGAGGAGCTTTCGCGCATACTCGCGCCCCTGGACGTTCCGTGTCTCTTCATATACGG TGAACATGATGAGTACGTTCCGGACATGCAGCGGCTTCGACAGTTCTCCGAGCTGTTGATCAAGGTCGTGCAGAA GCGAGCTCCCCAGGCAGACGTTGTTTTTCTACCAG GAAACCATTCCTTTGCGGCAGATGGAGACTCAACTGCGATGATTTCCAGGGCTTGCAAGTTCCTCGAGGGCTTTGCGGCATAA